A DNA window from Camelina sativa cultivar DH55 chromosome 17, Cs, whole genome shotgun sequence contains the following coding sequences:
- the LOC104756331 gene encoding zinc finger CCCH domain-containing protein 6-like isoform X2, with product MLSFATCLLMENTLVRLFISEDSPSQVGSESQDHLQAKSSFASHPGDDNLPPGFGGPLSANEPQIRLSDIAVIKWKCSVRILLDEEWRVVAGDESKEVEAQNQRELRVLEAFYPGASSIPSNPSVPADVENSHYDDQQTIVIPILPVEDDDIATDSASDLPTQSGTNVGTEPSIPNQNTSTSSILPSGSDIMAALSAISNIKEQGSSMIDQDLLIKILSNPKLVENLVANSGSAGSVSSNASVLYPSSTHEANGVVTTAPASNGQFYPQPMVTQCPPMVYPPPAPSDQHNYGAPPARDASYYKNLIQQHGGERQETPPVQPHLGFRYNLPPGGPNQEMINSNNNNQRPRDSKPKIMKPCMYFNSTRGCRHGSNCLYQHDATPYQPRNPNNGNINTSEMQSAKRMRFDRD from the exons ATGCTGTCATTTGCAACGTGTTTGCTGATGGAAAATACTTTG GTACGGCTGTTCATATCAGAGGATTCACCTTCACAAGTTGGATCAGAGTCCCAAGATCACCTGCAAGCGAAGTCATCTTTTGCTTCACATCCGGGTGATGATAATCTACCACCTGGTTTTGGTGGACCTCTTTCTGCCAATGAGCCACAGATTAGGTTATCAGACATAGCAGTAATAAAGTGGAAATGCTCTGTCCGG ATTTTGCTAGATGAGGAATGGAGAGTGGTTGCAGGGGACGAAAGCAAAGAAGTGGAAGCACAAAATCAGAGGGAATTGAGAGTTCTTGAAGCATTCTATCCTGGCGCATCATCTATTCCTTCAAA CCCTTCGGTTCCAGCTGATGTTGAGAACTCACATTATGATGATCAGCAAACCATTGTCATACCAATTCTGCCtgtagaagatgatgacataGCGACGGATTCAGCATCTGATCTCCCGACCCAATCTGGCACGAATGTTGGAACAGAGCCATCAATACCCAATCAGAAcacatcaacttcttcaatccTCCCTTCAGGGTCAGATATAATGGCTGCATTATCTGCAATCTCAAACATCAAAGAACAAGGAAGCAGCATGATTGACCAAGATTTGCTTATTAAGATCCTAAGCAATCCTAAGTTAGTCGAGAATCTTGTAGCAAATAGTGGCAGTGCAGGTTCAGTCTCCTCCAACGCAAGTGTCCTCTACCCATCTTCAACCCATGAAGCCAATGGAGTAGTTACCACAGCACCTGCCTCCAATGGACAATTTTACCCTCAGCCAATGGTAACACAGTGTCCTCCCATGGTGTATCCTCCTCCAGCTCCGTCAGACCAACATAATTATGGAGCACCACCCGCAAGAGATGCTAGTTATTACAAGAACCTGATTCAGCAACATGGCGGGGAAAGACAAGAGACGCCACCAGTTCAACCACATCTCGGTTTTCGTTACAACCTCCCACCTGGAGGACCTAACCAAGAGATGATAAATAGCAATAATAATAACCAGAGGCCAAGGGATTCAAAACCCAAGATAATGAAGCCTTGCATGTACTTCAACAGCACGAGGGGTTGTCGCCATGGATCCAACTGTTTATACCAGCACGATGCTACACCTTACCAGCCAAGGAATCCAAACAATGGTAATATCAACACTTCTGAGATGCAGAGTGCGAAAAGAATGAGATTTGACAGAGACTGA
- the LOC104756333 gene encoding protein IQ-DOMAIN 32, with amino-acid sequence MGRSPASSCLRIIACAGGDDAAEPNATSAENKSSGGDKRGWSFRKKSGKQRGLITSVVSETETTTPASTRTRETLESALLKSPSPDNNNFVSVDEKKTSQLPVVTYVAEPVDEKKKQSAENKTVEKEEEQIDGKTELPVLVESKGTETEEDDFIGTDHLQGPNAADVSTVEKDIITPEVDNASKVESKESETDDVVILRKESDEDDDESAIVIIQAAVRGFLVRRELLRSKKVIKLQAAVRGHLVRSQAMGSLRCVQAIVKMQTMVRARHSTKDGSRVSAISDKVEANAAAQKLLENKFAKHLMESTPKTKSISIKCDPTKPSSAWNWLERWMSVPKPEKTSKADVTTEEQQLEEAQSVKVSPQVDLLNSDTTVETKTETDLSSYESSKLAAQLSETEKMSQYDSPEASAELYYDSIQSQLPAAKEPDSSLEEPEYVDGQPKHSLKRKASNPSFIAAQSKFEELTSSTGSNNATLSSKDGVLGEEGKTDVDSPDTTNTKKDHSLEDVAAAELSGSECGTELSVTSSLDTLEKKSDTEGAESKVEAKLLEDDTDFNTDQTELIEIDVKDETSLATVEDPKEKVENAMVEVGKISETQHESVISTPDSKKRRAEDESGPQAYPLPEEALTPMTISESQATPASQASSSVKARKGKSEKSGSSQKRKVSKKITSSPKQETGTGGEATAEQEEGKEPKSGRRNSFGYDQEARESSGGKNSLPRFMQPTQSAKAKVQEHNSPRSSPDLQERDVVSVKKRHSLPGVTNGKQGSSPRIQRSASQAQQGTKDRKWQR; translated from the exons ATGGGAAGATCTCCAGCTTCTTCTTGTCTTCGTATCATCGCTTGCGCCGGCGGTGATGATGCCGCTGAACCTAACGCCACCTCCGCCGag AACAAGAGCTCTGGTGGTGATAAGCGTGGATGGAGTTTCAGGAAGAAATCTGGGAAACAGCGTGGGTTGATCACTAGTGTTGTCTCTGAGACTGAGACTACTACTCCTGCTTCTACTCGGACTAGAGAAACTCTTGAATCTGCTCTCCTTAAATCTCCTTCTcctgacaacaacaactttgtttCTGTTGATGAAAAGAAGACTAGTCAATTACCTGTTGTTACCTATGTGGCTGAACCTGTggatgagaaaaagaaacagtcTGCTGAGAACAAAACCgtggagaaggaggaggagcagATTGACGGAAAAACTGAGCTACCTGTTCTTGTGGAATCGAAAGGGACTGAAACTGAGGAGGATGATTTCATTGGAACTGATCATTTGCAAGGACCAAATGCTGCTGATGTATCCACGGTAGAGAAAGACATTATTACTCCCGAGGTTGACAACGCTAGTAAGGTTGAATCGAAAGAATCTGAAACCGATGATGTGGTGATACTCAGAAaagaaagtgatgaagatgatgatgagtctgCTATCGTGATCATCCAAGCTGCTGTTCGTGGATTTTTG GTGCGAAGAGAACTTTTGAGGAGCAAGAAAGTTATTAAACTTCAAGCTGCAGTTCGTGGCCACCTGGTTAGGAGCCAGGCCATGGGATCACTGCGTTGTGTCCAAGCTATTGTCAAGATGCAAACAATGGTTCGTGCTCGTCATTCCACAAAAGATGGTAGCCGTGTTTCAGCAATCTCG gACAAAGTGGAAGCAAATGCAGCCGCACAAAAGCTTCTCGAAAACAAGTTTGCTAAGCAT CTAATGGAGTCAACTCCCAAGACAAAATCAATCAGCATTAAATGTGATCCAACAAAACCTAGCTCTGCTTGGAACTGGTTGGAGAGGTGGATGTCTGTTCCAAAACCTGAGAAGACTTCAAAAGCAGATGTGACAACGGAAGAGCAACAGTTGGAAGAAGCACAAAGTGTTAAAGTATCACCTCAAGTTGACTTGCTGAACTCTGACACGACGGTAGAGACCAAAACTGAAACTGATTTGTCAAGCTATGAGTCAAGTAAGCTAGCAGCCCAGCTATCTGAGACAGAGAAAATGAGCCAGTATGATTCACCAGAAGCATCAGCGGAGCTCTATTATGACTCAATCCAGTCTCAACTACCTGCTGCTAAGGAACCAGATTCTTCGCTCGAAGAGCCTGAATATGTTGATGGACAGCCTAAACATTCTTTGAAGCGTAAGGCGAGTAATCCTTCTTTCATTGCCGCACAGTCGAAGTTTGAGGAATTAACTTCATCTACTGGTTCAAACAATGCAACACTGTCTTCTAAAGATGGTGTGTTgggtgaagaaggaaaaacagaTGTAGATTCACCAGACACTACAAACACTAAAAAGGATCACTCTCTGGAAGATGTTGCTGCAGCTGAGCTCAGTGGATCTGAGTGTGGCACCGAACTCTCTGTAACTTCTTCCCTTGACACACTTGAGAAGAAGTCAGACACTGAGGGTGCAGAGTCCAAGGTAGAAGCAAAGCTTTTAGAGGATGACACAGATTTTAACACAGACCAAACAGAGTTGATAGAAATTGATGTTAAAGATGAAACATCATTGGCTACTGTAGAGGACCCTAAGGAGAAAGTTGAGAATGCTATGGTCGAAGTTGGAAAAATTTCAGAGACACAGCACGAATCGGTCATTAGTACACCAGATTCCAAAAAGAGACGGGCTGAAGATGAATCAGGACCTCAAGCCTACCCGTTACCTGAGGAAGCTTTAACTCCGATGACAATCTCAGAATCTCAGGCAACACCGGCAAGCCAAGCATCTTCTTCAGTCAAAGCAAGAAAGGGAAAATCCGAAAAGAGTGGTTCGAGCCAAAAGAGGAAAGTTAGCAAGAAAATAACATCAAGCCCCAAACAAGAAACTGGTACCGGCGGTGAGGCTACAGCAGAACAAGAAGAAGGCAAGGAACCAAAAAGCGGGAGAAGGAATTCTTTCGGGTATGATCAAGAAGCAAGAGAAAGCAGCGGAGGCAAGAACTCTCTTCCTCGGTTCATGCAGCCAACACAGTCGGCGAAGGCCAAGGTTCAAGAACACAACTCACCAAGATCAAGCCCTGATCTTCAAGAAAGAGATGTTGTTTCAGTCAAGAAAAGACATTCATTGCCTGGTGTTACCAATGGGAAACAAGGTTCTTCTCCTAGAATCCAACGGTCTGCGTCTCAAGCACAACAGGGAACAAAGG ATAGAAAATGGCAGAGGTGA
- the LOC104756330 gene encoding auxin response factor 5, producing MMASLACVEDKMKTSGLVNGGTTITTTSQSTLLEEMKLLKDQSGTRKTVINSELWHACAGPLVCLPQVGSLVYYFSQGHSEQVAVSTRRSATTQVPNYPNLPSQLMCQVHNVTLHADKDSDEIYAQMSLQPVHSERDVFPVPDFGLLSRSKHPAEFFCKTLTASDTSTHGGFSVPRRAAEKLFPPLDYTAQPPTQELVVRDLHENTWTFRHIYRGQPKRHLLTTGWSLFVGSKRLRAGDSVLFIRDEKSQLMVGVRRANRQQTALPSSVLSADSMHIGVLAAAAHATANRTPFLIFYNPRACPAEFVIPLAKYRKAICGSQLSVGMRFGMMFETEDSGKRRYMGTIVGISDLDPLRWPGSKWRNLQVEWDEPGCNDKPTRVSPWDIETPESLFIFPSLTSGLKRQLHPSYFAGETEWGSLIKRPLIRVPDSANGIMPYASYPNMASEQLMKMMMRPHNNQNVPSFMSEMQQNVVMGHGCLLGDMKMHQPCQPMMMNQKSEMVQPESKLTVNPSASNTSGQEQNLSQSMSAPAKPENSTLSGCSSGRVQHGLEQSVEQVSQVTTATVCNEEKVNQQIQKPGASSPVQADLDDLSQQIYPPQSDPINGFSFLETDELTSQVSSFQSLAGSYKQPFMLSSQDSSAVVLPDSTNSPLFHDVWDNQLNGLKFDQFSPLMQQDLYGSQNMCMSNSTNSNILDPPLSNTVLDDFCAIKETDFQNHPSSCLVGNNNNNNSFAQDVQSQITSASFADSQAFSRQDFPDNSGGTGTSSSNVDFDDSSLLQNSKGSSWQKLATPRVRTYTKVQKTGSVGRSIDVTSFKDYEELKSAIECMFGLEGLLTHPQSSGWKLVYVDYESDVLLVGDDPWEEFVGCVRCIRILSPTEVQQMSEEGMKLLNSAGINDLKTSVS from the exons ATGATGGCTTCATTGGCTTGTGTTGAGGACAAGATGAAAACTAGTGGTTTGGTTAACGGAggaacaacaataacaacaacatctCAATCTACTCTGCTTGAAGAGATGAAGCTGTTAAAGGATCAGTCAG GAACGAGGAAGACCGTTATAAACTCGGAGCTATGGCACGCTTGTGCAGGCCCTTTGGTTTGTCTACCTCAAGTTGGGAGCTTAGTGTACTACTTCTCACAAGGTCATAGCGAACAG GTTGCTGTTTCAACCAGAAGATCAGCAACAACACAAGTTCCTAATTACCCAAACCTTCCATCTCAGTTGATGTGTCAAGTACATAATGTTACTCTTCAT GCAGACAAAGACAGCGACGAAATCTATGCTCAGATGAGTCTTCAGCCAGTTCACTCT GAGAGAGATGTGTTCCCTGTACCAGACTTTGGGCTGCTGAGCAGAAGTAAGCATCCGGCTGAGTTCTTCTGCAAAACGCTTACTGCAAGTGACACAAGCACACATGGAGGTTTCTCCGTGCCACGTAGAGCTGCAGAGAAGCTATTTCCACCACTG GACTACACAGCACAGCCGCCAACACAAg AGCTTGTAGTTAGAGATCTGCATGAGAATACTTGGACATTTCGCCATATTTATCGAG GGCAACCAAAGAGGCATCTCTTAACAACAGGATGGAGTCTGTTTGTTGGATCCAAAAGATTAAGAGCTGGGGATTCTGTTTTGTTCATCAG GGATGAGAAGTCGCAACTAATGGTTGGTGTGAGGCGTGCCAATCGCCAACAAACAGCTCTTCCTTCGTCAGTTCTCTCAGCGGATAGTATGCATATTGGTGttcttgctgctgctgctcacGCAACTGCAAACCGCACTCCTTTCTTGATATTCTATAATCCAAG GGCTTGTCCAGCAGAGTTTGTGATCCCTCTTGCTAAGTACCGCAAGGCTATATGTGGGTCTCAGCTTTCAGTTGGTATGAGGTTTGGAATGATGTTTGAAACTGAAGATTCCGGGAAACGAAG GTACATGGGAACCATAGTTGGAATCAGCGATCTGGATCCATTGAGATGGCCTGGTTCTAAGTGGCGTAACCTTCAGGTTGAATGGGATGAGCCTGGCTGTAACGATAAGCCTACTCGAGTCAGTCCGTGGGATATCGAAACACCTGAAAGTCTCTTCATTTTTCCTTCACTGACCTCAGGACTCAAACGTCAGCTCCATCCATCTTACTTTG CAGGTGAAACCGAATGGGGTAGCTTGATAAAACGGCCTCTTATCCGTGTTCCTGATTCTGCAAACGGGATTATGCCTTACGCATCTTACCCTAATATGGCTTCAGAGCAGCttatgaaaatgatgatgagACCTCACAACAACCAAAACGTACCATCTTTCATGTCTGAGATGCAGCAGAATGTTGTAATGGGGCATGGATGTTTGCTAGGTGATATGAAGATGCATCAACCCTGCCAACCAATGATGATGAACCAGAAATCTGAGATGGTGCAGCCAGAAAGCAAGCTAACAGTGAACCCATCTGCTTCCAATACGAGTGGCCAAGAACAGAATCTGTCACAGAGTATGAGTGCTCCTGCAAAACCTGAGAATTCAACACTTTCTGGTTGCAGTTCTGGAAGAGTTCAGCATGGACTTGAGCAGTCAGTAGAACAGGTGAGCCAGGTGACAACAGCCACAGTGTGTAATGAGGAAAAGGTTAATCAGCAAATTCAGAAACCGGGTGCTTCTTCTCCTGTACAAGCTGACCTTGATGACCTTAGCCAACAGATTTACCCACCACAGTCTGATCCAATAAATGGATTTTCTTTCCTGGAAACTGATGAGCTGACATCACAAGTCTCTTCCTTCCAGTCTCTTGCCGGATCATACAAGCAACCCTTCATGCTATCCTCCCAAGATTCTTCAGCTGTTGTGTTACCGGATTCAACAAACTCACCGCTGTTTCACGATGTGTGGGACAATCAGTTGAACGGTCTCAAGTTTGACCAGTTCAGTCCCTTGATGCAGCAGGACCTTTATGGTAGTCAGAATATGTGTATGAGCAATAGCACAAACAGCAACATTCTAGATCCACCACTCTCAAACACAGTTCTTGATGATTTTTGTGCCATCAAAGAAACCGATTTCCAGAACCACCCTTCTAGTTGTTTGgttggaaacaacaacaacaacaatagctTTGCTCAAGATGTTCAGTCGCAAATCACATCAGCTAGCTTTGCAGACTCACAGGCCTTCTCCCGCCAAGATTTTCCAGATAACTCTGGAGGAACTGGTACATCATCAAGCAATGTTGATTTCGATGATAGTAGTCTTCTGCAAAATAGTAAAGGCTCATCATGGCAGAAACTTGCAACACCTCGCGTCCGAACCTATACTAAG GTTCAAAAAACCGGGTCAGTCGGGAGGTCAATTGATGTCACAAGCTTCAAAGACTACGAGGAGCTAAAATCTGCAATTGAGTGCATGTTTGGATTGGAAGGACTCCTAACTCACCCACAAAGCTCGGGTTGGAAGCTTGTATATGTTGATTATGAGAGTGATGTTCTGCTTGTAGGAGATGATCCATGGGa AGAGTTTGTGGGATGCGTAAGGTGCATAAGGATACTGTCGCCAACAGAGGTCCAGCAGATGAGTGAAGAGGGGATGAAGCTTTTGAACAGCGCAGGCATTAATGATCTTAAGACTTCTGTTTCATAA
- the LOC104756336 gene encoding histone H3-like 2: MARTKQTARKSTGGKGPRKQLATKAARKTVRRPYNGGIKRAHRFRPGTVALREIRKYQKSTDLLIRKLPFQRLVREIAQDHKVDLRFQSHAILALQEAAEAYLVGLFEDTNLCALHAKRVTIMPKDIQLARRIRGERA; encoded by the exons ATGGCACGTACGAAGCAAACCGCTAGGAAATCCACCGGTGGAAAAGGTCCAAGGAAGCAACTCGCTACCAAG gcgGCGAGGAAAACTGTTAGACGACcgtacaacggtggtatcaagAGGGCTCACCGTTTCCGTCCCGGAACTGTCGCCCTTCG TGAGATACGTAAGTACCAGAAGAGTACTGATTTGTTGATCCGCAAACTGCCTTTCCAGCGTCTTGTTCGTGAGATCGCTCAAGATCATAAG gtGGATCTGAGGTTCCAAAGCCATGCCATACTCGCACTCCAAGAGGCAGCTGAAGCATACTTGGTGGGTTTGTTCGAAGACACCAATCTCTGTGCACTTCACGCCAAAAGGGTCACCATCATGCCCAAAGACATTCAATTGGCCCGACGCATTCGTGGCGAACGTGCTTGA
- the LOC104756331 gene encoding zinc finger CCCH domain-containing protein 6-like isoform X1: MRALHKRVSWPPDFKLCQVRLFISEDSPSQVGSESQDHLQAKSSFASHPGDDNLPPGFGGPLSANEPQIRLSDIAVIKWKCSVRILLDEEWRVVAGDESKEVEAQNQRELRVLEAFYPGASSIPSNPSVPADVENSHYDDQQTIVIPILPVEDDDIATDSASDLPTQSGTNVGTEPSIPNQNTSTSSILPSGSDIMAALSAISNIKEQGSSMIDQDLLIKILSNPKLVENLVANSGSAGSVSSNASVLYPSSTHEANGVVTTAPASNGQFYPQPMVTQCPPMVYPPPAPSDQHNYGAPPARDASYYKNLIQQHGGERQETPPVQPHLGFRYNLPPGGPNQEMINSNNNNQRPRDSKPKIMKPCMYFNSTRGCRHGSNCLYQHDATPYQPRNPNNGNINTSEMQSAKRMRFDRD; encoded by the exons ATGCGGGCATTGCACAAAAGGGTATCGTGGCCTCCAGATTTTAAACTTTGTCAG GTACGGCTGTTCATATCAGAGGATTCACCTTCACAAGTTGGATCAGAGTCCCAAGATCACCTGCAAGCGAAGTCATCTTTTGCTTCACATCCGGGTGATGATAATCTACCACCTGGTTTTGGTGGACCTCTTTCTGCCAATGAGCCACAGATTAGGTTATCAGACATAGCAGTAATAAAGTGGAAATGCTCTGTCCGG ATTTTGCTAGATGAGGAATGGAGAGTGGTTGCAGGGGACGAAAGCAAAGAAGTGGAAGCACAAAATCAGAGGGAATTGAGAGTTCTTGAAGCATTCTATCCTGGCGCATCATCTATTCCTTCAAA CCCTTCGGTTCCAGCTGATGTTGAGAACTCACATTATGATGATCAGCAAACCATTGTCATACCAATTCTGCCtgtagaagatgatgacataGCGACGGATTCAGCATCTGATCTCCCGACCCAATCTGGCACGAATGTTGGAACAGAGCCATCAATACCCAATCAGAAcacatcaacttcttcaatccTCCCTTCAGGGTCAGATATAATGGCTGCATTATCTGCAATCTCAAACATCAAAGAACAAGGAAGCAGCATGATTGACCAAGATTTGCTTATTAAGATCCTAAGCAATCCTAAGTTAGTCGAGAATCTTGTAGCAAATAGTGGCAGTGCAGGTTCAGTCTCCTCCAACGCAAGTGTCCTCTACCCATCTTCAACCCATGAAGCCAATGGAGTAGTTACCACAGCACCTGCCTCCAATGGACAATTTTACCCTCAGCCAATGGTAACACAGTGTCCTCCCATGGTGTATCCTCCTCCAGCTCCGTCAGACCAACATAATTATGGAGCACCACCCGCAAGAGATGCTAGTTATTACAAGAACCTGATTCAGCAACATGGCGGGGAAAGACAAGAGACGCCACCAGTTCAACCACATCTCGGTTTTCGTTACAACCTCCCACCTGGAGGACCTAACCAAGAGATGATAAATAGCAATAATAATAACCAGAGGCCAAGGGATTCAAAACCCAAGATAATGAAGCCTTGCATGTACTTCAACAGCACGAGGGGTTGTCGCCATGGATCCAACTGTTTATACCAGCACGATGCTACACCTTACCAGCCAAGGAATCCAAACAATGGTAATATCAACACTTCTGAGATGCAGAGTGCGAAAAGAATGAGATTTGACAGAGACTGA
- the LOC104756334 gene encoding protein RCC2-like → MADAMNSSVAEKKKEEEKGGELLFCGATAWDIVGKRKGGMEGNLVSPTRLRPLVGINIRFVASGCASFHCVALDVEGRCYTWGRNEKGQLGHGDMIQRDRPTVVSGLSKHKIVKAAAGRNHTVVVSDDGQSLAFGWNKYGQLGSGSAKNGFVSVEVESSPLPCIVSDEVTNVACGADFTVWLSSTEGASILTAGLPQYGQLGHGTDNEFNMKDSSVRLAYEAQPRPKAIASLAKETIVKVACGTNHTVAVDKNGFVYTWGFGGYGRLGHREQKDEWAPRRIDVFQRNNVLPPNAILSAGAANSACTAGGGQLYMWGKIKNNGDDWMYPKPMMDLSGWNLRWMDSGSMHHFVGADSSCISWGHAQYGELGYGPNGQKSSAAPKKVDMLEGMHVMGVACGFCHSMVIVDRTDIADRLEQLEIYDGKGSLEEIVEEVKEETLAPKQQAAKRGAASKKRKASKGSSDSEEDSDEDNSDKEKEPHGSDADSDYSEDGEEANGKKQSTRGRGRGRGGRGRGGRTGNGKAPPVKTGGRRGRPRKS, encoded by the exons ATGGCAGATGCGATGAATTCGTCGGtggcggagaagaagaaggaagaggagaagggAGGAGAGCTATTGTTTTGTGGTGCTACGGCTTGGGATATCGTTGGGAAACGCAAAGGTGGGATGGAAGGTAACTTGGTCTCTCCTACTCGTTTAAGGCCTCTCGTCGGCATTAACATTCGATTCGTCGCCTCTGGTTGCG CTTCGTTTCATTGTGTGGCATTGGACGTTGAAGGTCGTTGCTACACCTGGGGACGCAATGAG AAAGGACAATTAGGCCATGGAGATATGATCCAACGTGACAGGCCAACAGTTGTGTCAGGGCTATctaa GCACAAGATTGTGAAAGCGGCAGCAGGGAGGAACCACACGGTAGTGGTTAGTGATGATGGCCAGTCACTTGCTTTTGGATGGAATAAGTATGGGCAGTTGGGTTCGGGTTCAGCCAAAAACG GCTTTGTTTCTGTAGAAGTTGAATCGTCGCCTCTTCCCTGTATTGTGTCTGATGAGGTTACGAACGTTGCTTGTGGGGCTGATTTCACTGTGTGGTTATCATCTACTGAAGGAGCCTCTATACT gACTGCCGGTCTCCCACAGTATGGTCAACTTGGTCATGGAACTGATAATGAG TTCAATATGAAGGATAGTTCAGTCAGACTCGCCTACGAAGCTCAGCCACGTCCCAAAGCCATCGCTTCTCTTGCAAAGGAAACCATTGTCAAAGTTGCATGTGGAACAAATCATACTG TGGCCGTAGATAAGAATGGGTTTGTCTACAC GTGGGGCTTTGGTGGATATGGAAG GCTTGGACATAGGGAGCAGAAAGATGAGTGGGCTCCACGCCGTATTGATGTGTTTCAGAGGAATAATGTTTTGCCTCCTAATGCCATTCTTTCTGCTGGTGCTGCAAACTCCGCTTGTACCGCTG GTGGAGGACAGTTATATATGTGGGGAAAGATAAAGAACAATGGTGATGACTGGATGTACCCTAAACCTATGATGGATTTAAG TGGTTGGAACTTGCGTTGGATGGATTCAGGAAGCATGCATCATTTTGTTGGTGCCGATAGTTCTTGCATAAGTTGGGGTCATGCTCAGTATGGAGAACTTGGTTATGGCCCCAACGGTCAAAA ATCCTCTGCAGCGCCAAAAAAAGTGGATATGCTCGAGGGAATGCATGTAATGGG TGTGGCATGCGGGTTTTGCCATTCAATGGTCATAGTTGACAGAACAGATATCGCTGATCGGCTTGAGCAG CTCGAGATCTATGACGGCAAAGGATCATTAGAAG AGATTGTAGAAGAAGTCAAGGAAGAAACTTTGGCACCGAAGCAACAAGCTGCGAAAAGAGGTGCTGCTTCTAAAAAGAGGAAAGCATCAAAAGGTTCTTCTGATTCTGAAGAAGACAGTGATGAAGATAACAGCGACAAGGAGAAGGAACCTCATGGTAGTGATGCGGACAGTGACTACagtgaagatggagaagaggcCAATGGCAAGAAACAGAGCACTCGTGGCAGGGGACGTGGCCGTGGAGGACGTGGACGCGGCGGCCGCACCGGTAACGGAAAGGCTCCGCCGGTGAAGACCggtggaagaagaggaaggccACGTAAGTCTTAA